A portion of the Bactrocera neohumeralis isolate Rockhampton chromosome 2, APGP_CSIRO_Bneo_wtdbg2-racon-allhic-juicebox.fasta_v2, whole genome shotgun sequence genome contains these proteins:
- the LOC126758677 gene encoding NADH-ubiquinone oxidoreductase 49 kDa subunit, producing the protein MPNAWNNILEIVLLKLRSSKQLSRVKDYSKQVLTNRFLIKPDLGDTLKSSLARMAVAMFFSHHKQPRRLTCTAKAEKQANKLPKLERKESKHWYPDPEYMKQFEGCVIDDKDTSRFDRWSGKIPPQIDRSFRSKFINFGPAHPAAHGVLRMVLQLDNETVLSADPHIGLLHRGTEKLIENKMYMQGLPYFDRLDYVSCMSNELCYCLAIEKLLGLQVPKRAQYIRTMFSEIMRLTNHTVACATAVLDCGGITPLFWMFEEREKLYEFCERASGARMHAAYIRPGGVAYDLPLGFCDDLFDFICRFRHRIDEFEDLVTDNRIWRMRNIGIGRITAHEAMNYGCSGAVLRATGVKWDLRKTQPYDAYAEIDFEVPVGVNGDCYDRYLCRIREMREACNIINQCLNKLPAGEIKADDHKVCPPRRRIMKRGMEELIHHFKYYTQGFAVPPGETYTAVESPKGEFGVYLVSDGTSKPYRCKIRAASYPHLALMNKLTYKHFLADAVAIIGSLDIVFGEIDR; encoded by the exons ATGCCGAACGCTTGGAATAATATTTTGGAGATTGTTCTACTCAAATTACGCAGCTCAAAGCAACTGTCTCGCGTAAAGGACTACTCGAAGCAAGTGCTGACCAATAGGTTTTTGATAAAACCAGATCTTGGCGATACTCTCAAATCTTCTCTGGCGAGAATGGCTGTGGCAATGTTTTTCTCGCACCACAAAC AACCGCGTCGTTTAACTTGCACAGCAAAAGCTGAGAAGCAGGCTAACAAGTTACCGAAGTTAGAGCGAAAGGAGTCAAAGCACTGGTACCCAGATCCAGAATATATGAAACAATTCGAAGGCTGCGTTATAGACGACAAAGATACATCACGCTTCGATCGCTGGTCCGGCAAAATACCCCCACAAATAGATCGCTCTTTTCGTTCTAAGTTTATTAACTTTGGACCGGCCCATCCAGCTGCACACGGCGTCTTACGCATGGTTTTGCAACTTGATAATGAGACCGTTCTATCTGCCGATCCACACATTGGCCTGTTGCATCGCGGTACGGAGAAGCTAATTGAGAATAAAATGTACATGCAGGGCCTACCATACTTCGATCGTCTCGATTATGTGTCATGCATGTCGAATGAACTCTGCTATTGCTTGGCCATCGAGAAACTGTTGGGGCTGCAAGTGCCCAAACGTGCGCAATACATACGCACAATGTTTTCGGAGATCATGCGTTTAACCAATCACACAGTCGCTTGCGCCACTGCTGTGTTAGATTGTGGTGGCATTACACCACTCTTCTGGATGTTCGAAGAACGTGAGAAGTTGTATGAGTTCTGTGAGCGCGCCTCGGGTGCACGCATGCATGCCGCATATATACGACCGGGCGGTGTGGCATACGATTTGCCACTCGGATTCTGTGATGACCTCTTCGACTTCATTTGCCGCTTTCGACATCGCATTGATGAATTTGAGGACCTCGTTACAGACAATCGCATTTGGCGTATGCGTAATATCGGCATTGGGCGCATAACGGCGCATGAGGCAATGAATTATGGTTGCTCCGGCGCGGTTTTGCGTGCTACTGGCGTAAAGTGGGATCTGCGCAAGACGCAACCATATGATGCTTATGCGGAAATCGACTTTGAGGTGCCAGTTGGCGTTAACGGCGACTGTTATGATCGTTACTTGTGTCGTATACGTGAAATGCGCGAAGCATGTAATATAATCAATCAATGTCTCAATAAGCTGCCCGCAGGTGAAATCAAAGCGGACGATCATAAAGTGTGTCCGCCGAGGAGAAGAATCATGAAGAGAGGCATGGAGGAGCTAATACatcatttcaaatattatacACAAGGATTTGCAGTGCCACCAGGCGAAACTTATACAGCTGTGGAATCACCGAAAGGCGAGTTTGGTGTCTATCTGGTATCGGATGGCACTTCAAAGCCATATCGTTGTAAAATTCGTGCAGCAAGTTATCCACATTTGGCTCTAATGAATAAACTAACCTATAAGCACTTTTTAGCCGATGCAGTGGCCATTATTGGTTCATTAGATATAgtgtttggtgaaatcgatcgtTAG